Sequence from the Collinsella aerofaciens ATCC 25986 genome:
GGGCTTCTTATACTACGGTGAACCTTGGCAATTTCAGGCGCATAACGTTTACTTGCAACTGCTTGCTGAGCTTGGAATCGTTGGGCTTTTGTTGTTTGTCAGCATGTTGGCCATTTTGATATTTGGTTTTGGCCGTTCTGCAAAGAAGGATCCAAATATATTCAATCTAACGGCATTTTACTGGGCTGTTCTTATCGCGATATATAGCATGACGGGCAACACAATTTACTATGCCTGTCAGTTGATGGTATTTGCTGTAGTAGTCAACATTTATTTGAAATATATAAGTCCTAGGGAGGGTTATTCTAAATGAATCCGTTAGTTAGCATAATTACCCCTGCTTATAACGCGGGGGGCTATCTGGATTCTTTCTTCCTATCTGTCTTAGAGCAAGATTACGATAATTACGAGATGATTATCGTTAATGATGGATCAACTGATGATACAGAGAATAAGATCCTCTCATATAAAAAACTGTTCGATCGTCGGGGCATACGATTCGTTTACTTGAATCAAGAAAACGGTGGACAGGCGAAAGCGCTGAACTTGGCATTTCCGCATATTCGTGGCGAATATTTCATCTGGCCTGATTCCGATGATGTTCTCTGCCCAGATAACATCTCAGCAAAGGTCAAGTTCATGACCGCCCATCCCGATTATGCTTTGGGTATTTCGTGGGCTGAATATATTGATGAAGCTGGGAATAGCCTTGGGCTCTTAAAGCGGGTTCCTGATAAGAACGATAATCTATTTCGGGACTTGTTGATTAGTAAAAATGTATATTTTTGCCCTGGTATTTACATAATGAAAACTTCGGCATTTGTTGAATCTTATCCCGCTCTGGCGATTGATGAAAGCCGTGCTGGGCAGAACTATCAACTGCTCTTGCCTATGGCCTATGGATATCAATATGGATACATTGACAAAGTTCTGTACAAATATGTTCTGCATCCCTCTAGTCATTCAAACGACGGTCTCCAAAATGAAAATATGCAATTGAGACGGTTTGAGGAGCATGAGCGCTTATTGAAACGTTTGATTGCATCCATCTGTTCCGAGGGCGATAACGCAATCTATCAAAAGTTGGTTGCTGTCCATTTTGCGCGGCTGTATCTACGAATAGCAAATCAGCATTGCGACGTTGTTAAAGCGCGTGATTGTTTTGCTAGATTGATTCGGTTAAAAGCTGCTTCGCTTAAGGACTGTGCGTATGCATGCGCTACGGCGATGGGTTTATCTTTAAAGAAGTGAGATGAATGGGAAGAACGAGTAAATTTGTATTAAATTCCGCTTCGACGGCTTTGTTGCAAGTAGTGACGATGGTGGCCGGGTTCATCACTCCCCGCTTTTTACTGATGGCATACGGATCCGATGTTAACGGTCTTATTTCCTCCATCAACCAGTTTATTACTTACTTTAATCTGGTCGAAGCGGGGCTCTCGAGCGCGGCCGTATATTCGCTTTATAAGCCAATCGCTGAAAATGATCATGGCAAGATAAATCGCATCGTAACCGCGGCTCGTAATTTCTATATAAAATCAGGCTTCATTTTTGTTGGCCTAGTTTTTGTTCTGGCAATAGTCTATCCGTGGATTACCCATACTGAGGTCTTGGATCATCAGACTATTTTTCTTCTTGTGTTGGTTCTTGGCGTAAACGGAGCTTTGGAGTTTTTTACTCTTGCAAAATATAGAGCTTTGCTGACCGCAGACCAAAAAACTTACGTAATTTCTTTTGCATCGATCGTATATACGATTCTAAACACTGTAATCGTTGTCGTAATGTCGATGCTTAGGGTTAATATTTTAACTTTACGCGTCGTTGCATTGCTTTCAATATTTGCGCGTAGCATGATCTTGTTCGTTTACATCAAGTTAAACTATAAATTCATTCGCTATGACGCTGATCCGGACTATGCAGCAATGGATAAGCGTTGGAGTGCTTTATACCTCCAAATTGTGCAGACCGTGCAAAATGCATCGCCCGCTGTATTAATCACCTTATTCTCGACCCTTAAAATGGTGAGCGTTTATTCTGTATATAACATGGTCATGTCAGGTATTAACGGAATAATGTCAGTTTTCTCTACGGGTGTGTCTGCTGGTTTCGGAGAGCTGCTGGTCAAGGATGACAGGCGGGCCTTTACGAAGGCGTATAGGGATTTTGAATATCTCTACTACGTAATGGCAAGCGTGGTTTATGGCGTAACGCTTGCTACAATCCTGCCGTTTGTTCACGTATACACTCATGGCGTAACGGATGTTGAATACACGAATCTATACTTCGCCTTGTTGTTTGTTTTGAACGGCGTATTTTACAACCTCAAGACTCCGCAGGGCATGCTGGTTATTGCGGCGGGCCTATATAAAGAAACAAGGATTCAAAGCACCATTCAAGCGGCTATTTTACTTGTGGGAGGTGTAATTCTTGGGTTCAAATTCGGTTTAATCGGCGTAATGGCGGCCTCTTGTTTGTCTAACCTCTACCGTTGTATCGATTTGCTTTTCTTCATTCCAAAAACGGTAACGCATCTTTCGCTCGGACCAACTTTTAAAAATATGATAGAGATGTTGTTTATGGTGGCGGCAATAGCTATCGTGTCGCATTTTATTTTTAGCACCTGGCCGGGAAGTCTTCTGACATGGCTCTTGTATGGAGCCTGCAATCTCGTTTTGGGCCTAGCGATCGTTCTCGGTTTCCATGCCGTATTTGAGCACAAGAGCTTTCATATCATCATTGATAGGCTAAATTCGCTATTGGGGAGGTAAATAAGGTAATGGTTGAACTATTTGAAAAGGCTGAACAGTGCTGTGGGTGTACGGCATGTCTAAACATATGTCCGAAGCAGGCGATCTCCATGCTGGAGGACCAGAAAGGCTTCCTCTATCCCAAGATTGATGGTTCAAAGTGTGTAGAGTGCGGTCTATGTCAAAAGGTCTGTCCTTTTAAGGTTGATGGATTAGCGGGCGGTAAGTTTTCAAAAATTGCCTACGCGGTCAAAAATAAAGACAATACTGAACGTGCGCAAAGCAGTTCTGGTGCGGTATTTATCGAAGTTGCTAAAGCTGTGCTTGGGTCTGACGGCGTTGTGTATGGCGTTAGGCTTGATGATGTGCACCGTGCGATGCACGACAGAGCTAGCTCAATTGAGTCTGCTAGGAAGTTTCAGGGCTCAAAATACGTGCAGAGTTATAAGGGGAGTATCTTCCAAGAGATTAAGCGCGATTTGAAAGCCGGCAATACAGTTTTGTTTACGGGAACACCTTGCGAAGTCGCTGGATTGAAGCGCTTTCTTGGAGTTCCTTACGACAATCTCGTGACGGTGGATATTATTTGCCATGGCACTCCAAGCCCCGGTTCTTTTGATGACCATATTCGAGCTTTGGAGAAGAAATATTCCTCAAAGATTTCCAAGATTAGCTTTAGAAATAAACAATACGGCTGGAGAAACCAAGAACTTTGGATAAAGTTCAATAATGGTGAAATTTACCATAATCCCATTTGGGAAGATGAATACTATCGCCTCTTTACTGGAAATTACCTATTGAGAGATTCATGCTATTCGTGTCCCTTCGCCAGTATGAACCGCCCGGGAGATATCACAATTGGCGATTTTTGGAACATAAATAACGTGAAGCCGGATTTCGAAGACAAGCTTGGCGTTTCTTCAATCATAGTTAATACCGAAAAGGGGCAAGATCTGATTACTGAAATTTTGACTTCTTTTGAGTATTTTGAAGTTAGCTTGGATGAGTGCACGCAGCGCAACCTTCAAGCTCCGTCCCCTAAACCAGATGATTTTGATTCCTTTAGGGCCGATTGGGAGCAGCATGGGCTCGACTATTGTCGAAAGAAATATGCTTCCATGGGATTTGGGGAGAGGATTAGACGCACTCTATCCCCTGTTAAAAAGAGGGTAATGAAAGTAATAAAGCGAGGTATATAGGAATAATTGCGCGTTTACATTAGGGGTATCAGTGGCGATTGATACCCCTTTTTTCAGTCGTTTAAATTTAACAACGAATTTAATCGACAGAACAGAGTACGTGTCCGATTGACCAGATCGCGTCGAAAAAGTTGGTGTAAGGATGGCTGTTAGCGCCGGGCGATTTTAGCCGCTAATAGTCAAACTATTTTGACCAATCCCGGTCACCGAATAATGGCCACCGTGCCTCCCCGCCGCCACTACGCTGGTGGTGCCAACACGCCGGCGTTAGGAGGACCATTGAGGTGAACGAGAGACACGATGACCTACAGGAGATTATAGACGCGGCGCTCCGGGAGATGGCCGCGGAGGAGGGCGACGGGTTCGACCCGCAGGCATGCAACCTCGCGGAGTTCTGCAGGAGGACGGGGCTCACCCGCTCCCGCGCGAGGACGGTCAGGGCACACGGGTTCAGGGCCCTGCCCCACGGGAACAGCGGGAGGAGGGCCGCGCCGGGCGTGCTCGCCGGCCACACCGGCCTGGTGGACGACCTCCTGCGGAAGGGCGTCACCAACTCGCAGGTGATATTCGAGCGGCTGCTCGGCCAGGGCTACGCCGGCGGCCTCACCACGGTGAAGACCTATATCGCCGCGCACCGGGACCTCGTGCCCGCGAAGAGGCGGCAGGCGGCCCCGCAGGGCTGCCGCGGCCAGCGCTTCAGGACGGCGCCCGGAGAGGCCTACCAGATGGACTGGGGCTTCGTCGCGGTCGAGCGCCCCGGCGGGGAGCGGGCGCGGATCGCCTGCTTCGCCATGGTCTGCCACCATTGCGGGGGCGCCCACGTCGAGTTCTTCCCGAACGCGCGCCAGGAGAACCTCCTCATCGGGATGCTGCACGCGTTCTCGGCGCTGGGCGTGCCCGCGACCGTGCTCACCGACAACATGAAGAGCGTGGTCGTCCGCCGCGATGCCGACGGCCGGCCCGTCTGGCAGGCCGACTACGCCGAGTTCATGGGCGTCGTCGGCTTCCGCACCAGGCTGTGCAGGCCGCGCCACCCCTATACGAAGGGCAAGGTGGAGAGGCTCGTCCGCTTCGTGAAGGGGAACTTCCTCGCGGGAAGGTCCTTTACCGACCTTGACGCCCTCAACCGGGAGGCCGCCCTCTGGTGCGCCGAGCAGGGAGGCCGCTGGCGGCGCGCGGCGGCATGCGTCCCGATGCGCGAGCACGAGGCGGCGTGCTCGGCGAACACCAGGCCGCTCGAGGTCACGGCCGAGGTCGAGCGGTACCTGTGCCCGCGCCGGAAGATCTCCTTCGACGGCTTCGTGAGCTTCGAGGGGCACCGCTACGGCGTGCCCTACTGGTACGTCCGCCGCGAGTGCAGGGTGAACCGGGAGGGGCGCGTGGTGCACATATACAGCGACGACCTCTCCCGCGAGCTCGTCGCCCACGCCGTCGGCACCGGCGCCGACAGCTGGTGCGAGGGGCAGTGGGAGACATCGCCGGCGCAGCCCGAGGAGCTGCCGACCCAGCCGGTGGGGACCGTGGTCGAGCAAATCGCCCCGCCCAGGACGAAACCCGGTTTCGAGAGGTTCGACTTCGGGAGGGCCGAATGATGGCGGGCGCGGGGGCGAGCCCCTACGAGCTCGCGAGCGACGCCGCGTCGAGGCTCGGGATCGCCGTCGGGGCGGAGGAGCTCGCGACCCTCGCCTCGGACCTCGACCTCGGCGACGGGGAGATGGCCGCCGTGGCAGCCACCTTCTCCTACCTTGCGGAGAAGAGGAGGCTCGCCTCCATCGAGACGCTGCTGAGGCTGAGCAGGCTGCCCAGGCGCGAGCCCAAGACCTTCGAGGGCTTCGACTTCTCCAGGATCCAGGGCCGGGACGCGGCCGCGCTGGGCAAGCTCCCGTCGCTGGCCGACCTCTACGCGCACCGCAACGTCGCCTTCGTCGGGCCCGGCGGCATAGGGAAGACGCACCTCGCGCAGGCCTACGGGCGCGAGTGCTGCATGCGGGGGCTCAAGACCTACTACATAAAGGCGACCGAGCTCAGGGACAGGTTCCAGAAGGCCGTCCAGCGGGGAAACACCTCGCGGGTCGTCTCCTCGCTCGTCAAGCCGTCGTGCCTCATCGTTGACGAGGTGGGGAGATGCGTCTACGACAGGCCGTGCACCGACCTGTTCTTCGATGTCGTCGACAGGCGCTACGAGAAGGAGGGGCCGAACGCGATGGTCCTCACGAGCAACATCGCCCCGAGCGGGTGGGATGAGTTCTTCACGGGCGACGACACGCTCCTCTGCGCCCTCGACAGGCTGTTCGACAAGGCGTCGGTGTTCGTGATGCGGGGCCCGAGCTACCGCGGCAGGGGGCTTGACACCTACTCGGTGGAGGCCGTCCCCCAGGCGGTGAAGGTGAGGGGGATCCAGCCCGAGGGGATGTAGGAATGCGATAGGAAAGTCATAGATGCGGGCGTGTTGGCTAAAATGGGTCGGCCGGGATTGGTCAATCTCGGCCGACTATATTTGGCTAAATTATTCCGACGCTAACATGGCTTCCCAGCGCCCGTTCAACGAAGAACGGCCTTCGTCCTAAGGTACCGTCAAGATTCTTTCGCAAATTGATTTAGCCGTCTCCGGCCCCGTCCTCTTCTAGCCCTCCGCCTTTCCCCTCAGCTCGTCCATCTCCTCCAGCTTCGACATGTCCAAGTACCTCCTCTTGCCCCACTCGTGCTCCACTATGTACTTCAGCCTCGCCGTCACCAACATCAGAGCCGAATTGCCGTCTGGGAAGGTCCCGACGACCCTCGTCCTCCTCCTGATCTCGCGGTTGATGCGCTCGATCCCGTTGTTCGTCCTGATCCGGCGCCAGTGCTCCGGTGGGAATTCCGTGTAGGCAAGCGTCTCGGCGAACCCGTCGCGCACCGTCCTCGCGGCCGCCCCGAGCCTCATCGATTCCAGCTCCTCCGCCACCTCCTCGGCTTTTCTGGCGCATGCCTCGCGCGATTCCTGCGCGTGGATCGCCTTCAGCATGCGCGCCGCGGCCTTCCGCCTGGTCACGGGAACCCTTCCCAGCACGTTGCGGTAGAAATGCACCGTGCAGCGCTGGTAGCGGGCCCCGGGGAACACCTCCTCGAGCGCACCGAGCATCCCCGCGCACTTGTCGCCGGTGACGAGCCGTACGCCGGAGAGCCCGCGTCCCTTGAGCCAGGAGAAGAATTCGCGCCAGGACTCCGCGGACTCGGTGTACCCCTCGGAGCAGCCGATGACCTCCCGGTCGCCGGCGGAGTTGACGCCGATGGCGACCAGCACGGCCACGTTCTCGTAGGACCCTCCCCAGCTGCGCTTGAGGTAGATACCGTCGACGAAGACGTAGGGGTAGCCGCCCTCGAGCGGCCTCTGCCGCCATGTCTCGATGGACGCGAAGGCCCTCTCGTTGAGGTTGGAGACGGTGCCGGAGGACACCGGCGCTCCCCACAGGAGCTCGGAGACGTCCTCGATCCTCCTGGTGGAGACGCCCGCCAGGTACATCTCGACGATGGCCTCCTCGACCGAGGTCTCGCGCCTGCGGTAGCGCTCGATGACGGCCGTCTGGAAGGTCGCCCCGCGGAGCTTCGGCACGCTGAGCTCGACTTCCCCGGCGCCCGTGACGAGCCTCCTCGTGTAGTGGCCGCTGCGGTAGGCCTCCCGGCCCGCCGTCCTCTCGTAGCGCTCGGCCCCGACGAGCTCGGACGCCTCCTCGTCGAGCAGTGCGTTGAGCGTCTCCTCGACGGTCTTCCTCACCAGATTCTTTATGTCGTTGCGCAGCGACTCCTCGTCGACTGATACGATGTTCGCAGACACGGCCCGTGCCCCCTTCGTCGGTGATTTGTTGTTTAGTCGCTAGAAATCATATGACGGGGCGCGGGCCGTGTTCCGCTATGCGGTTGTCAATTTGCGAAAGAAATTATGCGTCACCTAGTCAACCCCTTGATCGCGATTGCATTTTGGAAAGTAGCAAAGGGTTGCCCGTGCGACAGAAGGATGAGTGTTTCTGACGGCTGGAATCGGTATCTTGTAGTTGTATGTTTCGTAATCGGTGACGGTCCCCGTAATGAGGAACTTAATTTCATCGTTTCTGCTTTTAATTACATCGTTAATATGAATCGGTACTACACCATAGCCAAGAGTGTTCATATCCGAATGCTGATTCCATGATATTGATGAATCGATCAAGAGCGCCTTCGCTGACTCGCAGCTAAGGTGCATTTTGTAGATTAGATAAGCTGCTTTTCTTGCGACAAGGGGCGCTGCGAGGGATGTGCCCATATCCGTTTTTGGCCTGTCGCTTCCATAGCAGTTGAGCGGTTCGTCTATGTCTCCACCATAGTATGAAACATCGGGCTTATGCTGAAAATGGAGCACAGGACCTCTCCGAGTATATGAAGCGGGACTTTTATCACGCCTTACCGAGTTGACTACGAGAGCGTTGACGGAGTCCGCTGGAGACCCTATTCGGTCTGTTGAGCCATCGTGATTGTTTGTGCCGGCAACGACAAACAGAACATCATATTCTGCCTGCAATTTATCTAGTAGGGCGGCTTCGGGTGATTGTATGTAAAGGGGAGGCGTTAATGCGCCTGGCTTGGAATGTCATATTGAGTTGCCAATTGGCAACAAGTCGAATATAGTTAGCATTATGCTAACTAAGGGGTGGTTATGAATCGAACCAAGCTCCGACCGACATATTCACTTGACGAAGCGAAGTCTTTGGCTTGCTCGGGAAAGATGATTGTAAATGGTAGGGTGCGCAGACACCTGATGAATCAGTTTGGTTATTTGGACATCGATCATTTCCTTGCTGACCTATTTGATTATCTGAAGCCTGATGATTTTAGAAAATCCATCGCGCTCGATATGGATGGACCTCTGCATGATGTTTACGCAGATGTCTACGTGTGCCGA
This genomic interval carries:
- a CDS encoding glycosyltransferase family A protein; translation: MNPLVSIITPAYNAGGYLDSFFLSVLEQDYDNYEMIIVNDGSTDDTENKILSYKKLFDRRGIRFVYLNQENGGQAKALNLAFPHIRGEYFIWPDSDDVLCPDNISAKVKFMTAHPDYALGISWAEYIDEAGNSLGLLKRVPDKNDNLFRDLLISKNVYFCPGIYIMKTSAFVESYPALAIDESRAGQNYQLLLPMAYGYQYGYIDKVLYKYVLHPSSHSNDGLQNENMQLRRFEEHERLLKRLIASICSEGDNAIYQKLVAVHFARLYLRIANQHCDVVKARDCFARLIRLKAASLKDCAYACATAMGLSLKK
- a CDS encoding lipopolysaccharide biosynthesis protein; the encoded protein is MGRTSKFVLNSASTALLQVVTMVAGFITPRFLLMAYGSDVNGLISSINQFITYFNLVEAGLSSAAVYSLYKPIAENDHGKINRIVTAARNFYIKSGFIFVGLVFVLAIVYPWITHTEVLDHQTIFLLVLVLGVNGALEFFTLAKYRALLTADQKTYVISFASIVYTILNTVIVVVMSMLRVNILTLRVVALLSIFARSMILFVYIKLNYKFIRYDADPDYAAMDKRWSALYLQIVQTVQNASPAVLITLFSTLKMVSVYSVYNMVMSGINGIMSVFSTGVSAGFGELLVKDDRRAFTKAYRDFEYLYYVMASVVYGVTLATILPFVHVYTHGVTDVEYTNLYFALLFVLNGVFYNLKTPQGMLVIAAGLYKETRIQSTIQAAILLVGGVILGFKFGLIGVMAASCLSNLYRCIDLLFFIPKTVTHLSLGPTFKNMIEMLFMVAAIAIVSHFIFSTWPGSLLTWLLYGACNLVLGLAIVLGFHAVFEHKSFHIIIDRLNSLLGR
- a CDS encoding Coenzyme F420 hydrogenase/dehydrogenase, beta subunit C-terminal domain, which produces MVELFEKAEQCCGCTACLNICPKQAISMLEDQKGFLYPKIDGSKCVECGLCQKVCPFKVDGLAGGKFSKIAYAVKNKDNTERAQSSSGAVFIEVAKAVLGSDGVVYGVRLDDVHRAMHDRASSIESARKFQGSKYVQSYKGSIFQEIKRDLKAGNTVLFTGTPCEVAGLKRFLGVPYDNLVTVDIICHGTPSPGSFDDHIRALEKKYSSKISKISFRNKQYGWRNQELWIKFNNGEIYHNPIWEDEYYRLFTGNYLLRDSCYSCPFASMNRPGDITIGDFWNINNVKPDFEDKLGVSSIIVNTEKGQDLITEILTSFEYFEVSLDECTQRNLQAPSPKPDDFDSFRADWEQHGLDYCRKKYASMGFGERIRRTLSPVKKRVMKVIKRGI
- the istA gene encoding IS21 family transposase, translated to MAAEEGDGFDPQACNLAEFCRRTGLTRSRARTVRAHGFRALPHGNSGRRAAPGVLAGHTGLVDDLLRKGVTNSQVIFERLLGQGYAGGLTTVKTYIAAHRDLVPAKRRQAAPQGCRGQRFRTAPGEAYQMDWGFVAVERPGGERARIACFAMVCHHCGGAHVEFFPNARQENLLIGMLHAFSALGVPATVLTDNMKSVVVRRDADGRPVWQADYAEFMGVVGFRTRLCRPRHPYTKGKVERLVRFVKGNFLAGRSFTDLDALNREAALWCAEQGGRWRRAAACVPMREHEAACSANTRPLEVTAEVERYLCPRRKISFDGFVSFEGHRYGVPYWYVRRECRVNREGRVVHIYSDDLSRELVAHAVGTGADSWCEGQWETSPAQPEELPTQPVGTVVEQIAPPRTKPGFERFDFGRAE
- a CDS encoding ATP-binding protein translates to MMAGAGASPYELASDAASRLGIAVGAEELATLASDLDLGDGEMAAVAATFSYLAEKRRLASIETLLRLSRLPRREPKTFEGFDFSRIQGRDAAALGKLPSLADLYAHRNVAFVGPGGIGKTHLAQAYGRECCMRGLKTYYIKATELRDRFQKAVQRGNTSRVVSSLVKPSCLIVDEVGRCVYDRPCTDLFFDVVDRRYEKEGPNAMVLTSNIAPSGWDEFFTGDDTLLCALDRLFDKASVFVMRGPSYRGRGLDTYSVEAVPQAVKVRGIQPEGM
- a CDS encoding IS256 family transposase, whose translation is MSANIVSVDEESLRNDIKNLVRKTVEETLNALLDEEASELVGAERYERTAGREAYRSGHYTRRLVTGAGEVELSVPKLRGATFQTAVIERYRRRETSVEEAIVEMYLAGVSTRRIEDVSELLWGAPVSSGTVSNLNERAFASIETWRQRPLEGGYPYVFVDGIYLKRSWGGSYENVAVLVAIGVNSAGDREVIGCSEGYTESAESWREFFSWLKGRGLSGVRLVTGDKCAGMLGALEEVFPGARYQRCTVHFYRNVLGRVPVTRRKAAARMLKAIHAQESREACARKAEEVAEELESMRLGAAARTVRDGFAETLAYTEFPPEHWRRIRTNNGIERINREIRRRTRVVGTFPDGNSALMLVTARLKYIVEHEWGKRRYLDMSKLEEMDELRGKAEG
- a CDS encoding S8 family serine peptidase → MQAEYDVLFVVAGTNNHDGSTDRIGSPADSVNALVVNSVRRDKSPASYTRRGPVLHFQHKPDVSYYGGDIDEPLNCYGSDRPKTDMGTSLAAPLVARKAAYLIYKMHLSCESAKALLIDSSISWNQHSDMNTLGYGVVPIHINDVIKSRNDEIKFLITGTVTDYETYNYKIPIPAVRNTHPSVARATLCYFPKCNRDQGVD
- a CDS encoding type II toxin-antitoxin system MqsR family toxin; the protein is MNRTKLRPTYSLDEAKSLACSGKMIVNGRVRRHLMNQFGYLDIDHFLADLFDYLKPDDFRKSIALDMDGPLHDVYADVYVCRDFECEDWYVKFSIDSEGNAHLNVLSANIDGYIH